One Chitinophagaceae bacterium C216 genomic window carries:
- a CDS encoding Phenylacetate-coenzyme A ligase, producing the protein MNELLAISFQSASRIKAYQEQRLGDLLNYLNTHSAFYKKLFEENNIAIQKIKTIEDLVHIPPTEKEHLQLHNEQFICVPRNKIIEYTATSGTVGSPVTVALTENDLQRLAYNEYCSFVCANGTSEDVYQLMLTLDRQFMAGMAYYSGIRKLGAGVVRVGPGVPSLQWETIERLKPTAIVAVPSFIIKLIQYAEEHQIDVNKTSVKKAICIGENIRDEKLQPNILHQKIIDKWNIKLFSTYASTEMQTAFTECEAGRGGHLNPELLIVELLDESGQQVPYGEPGEVTITTLGVEGIPLLRYKTGDICIAYNEPCSCGRHTLRLSPVIGRKKQMIKYKGTTLFAPALFEIIHRTDAVKEYVVEVYSNEIGTDEVLLHIVPTDNQEETLNKIKAYLQAKLRVTPHIKVVDADTMQKMQFPDGVRKPVKFVDKRKTTQQV; encoded by the coding sequence ATGAATGAATTGCTAGCTATATCATTTCAATCTGCATCCCGAATTAAAGCCTATCAAGAGCAAAGGCTAGGAGATTTACTTAATTATCTGAATACCCATTCAGCTTTTTACAAAAAACTGTTTGAGGAAAATAACATCGCGATACAGAAAATAAAAACTATAGAAGATCTAGTTCACATTCCTCCTACCGAAAAAGAACATCTGCAATTACATAACGAACAATTTATATGTGTACCTCGAAATAAGATTATAGAATATACAGCTACATCCGGCACTGTAGGAAGTCCGGTAACGGTTGCCCTTACCGAAAACGATTTACAGCGTCTCGCCTATAATGAGTATTGTTCCTTTGTTTGTGCCAATGGCACCTCTGAGGACGTATATCAACTAATGCTGACATTGGATCGTCAGTTCATGGCAGGTATGGCTTATTACAGTGGTATCAGAAAGCTGGGAGCGGGTGTAGTACGGGTAGGACCAGGCGTCCCATCGTTACAATGGGAAACCATTGAACGTTTAAAACCTACAGCCATTGTTGCAGTACCGTCATTTATCATCAAACTCATTCAATATGCAGAGGAACATCAGATTGATGTTAACAAAACTTCAGTAAAGAAAGCTATATGTATTGGAGAGAATATCCGCGACGAAAAACTGCAGCCCAATATACTGCATCAGAAAATTATCGATAAATGGAATATCAAGCTATTTTCTACCTACGCCTCTACGGAAATGCAGACGGCATTTACCGAATGTGAAGCAGGAAGAGGCGGACACCTGAATCCCGAACTACTGATTGTTGAACTTTTGGACGAATCAGGACAGCAGGTCCCTTACGGTGAACCGGGCGAGGTAACTATTACCACTTTAGGAGTGGAAGGTATACCCTTGTTGAGATATAAAACCGGCGACATCTGCATTGCTTACAACGAGCCCTGCTCTTGCGGGCGTCATACTTTAAGACTGTCTCCAGTTATCGGCCGTAAAAAGCAGATGATTAAGTACAAAGGAACCACCCTTTTTGCACCGGCACTTTTTGAAATTATTCATCGCACCGATGCGGTTAAAGAATACGTTGTAGAAGTTTATAGTAATGAAATCGGCACCGACGAGGTGTTGCTACACATTGTTCCTACCGATAATCAGGAAGAAACACTAAACAAGATCAAAGCCTACCTACAGGCCAAGTTGCGTGTAACACCACATATCAAAGTTGTCGATGCCGACACAATGCAGAAAATGCAATTTCCTGATGGCGTAAGAAAACCCGTAAAATTTGTAGACAAACGAAAAACTACGCAGCAGGTATAG